From a region of the Cyanobacteriota bacterium genome:
- a CDS encoding response regulator transcription factor, which yields MESHKEKILVVDDEVSIRRILETRLSMIGYDVVTAADGEEALETFRKTEPDLVVLDVMMPKLDGYGVCQELRKESEVPIIMLTALGDVADRITGLELGADDYVVKPFSPKELEARIRSVLRRVEKTSTSGIPSSGVIQVTSLRIDTNKRQVYKGDERVRLTGMEFSLLELLVSRSGEAFSRSEILQEVWGYTPERHVDTRVVDVHISRLRAKLEDDPSNPELILTARGTGYLFQRILDNDEKASTG from the coding sequence TTGGAAAGCCATAAGGAAAAAATCCTGGTTGTGGATGATGAGGTCAGCATCCGACGCATTCTGGAAACCCGTTTGTCCATGATTGGATATGACGTGGTTACAGCTGCGGATGGGGAAGAAGCGTTAGAAACCTTCCGGAAGACTGAACCTGATCTGGTCGTGCTTGACGTGATGATGCCTAAGCTAGACGGCTATGGCGTTTGTCAAGAACTGCGGAAGGAGTCAGAAGTACCTATTATCATGCTCACGGCTCTGGGAGACGTTGCCGATCGCATCACAGGTTTAGAGCTTGGTGCTGATGATTATGTAGTCAAGCCCTTTTCTCCTAAGGAACTAGAGGCAAGAATTCGCTCGGTTCTGCGTCGAGTTGAAAAAACAAGCACATCGGGCATTCCTAGCTCTGGTGTCATTCAAGTCACAAGCTTGCGGATTGACACGAACAAGCGCCAGGTCTATAAGGGCGATGAGCGGGTGCGCCTGACGGGTATGGAATTTAGCCTGCTGGAGTTGCTTGTAAGTCGTTCCGGAGAAGCATTTTCTCGGTCAGAGATTTTACAAGAGGTCTGGGGCTACACACCGGAGCGCCATGTCGATACCCGTGTGGTGGATGTGCATATCTCTCGCTTGCGGGCCAAGCTAGAGGATGATCCAAGCAATCCAGAGTTGATTCTGACGGCGCGAGGAACGGGCTACCTGTTTCAGCGCATTCTAGATAATGATGAAAAAGCCTCCACAGGCTAA